A genome region from Purpureocillium takamizusanense chromosome 8, complete sequence includes the following:
- a CDS encoding uncharacterized protein (TransMembrane:12 (i49-70o76-96i133-152o158-177i189-209o240-260i281-299o305-328i340-361o381-406i426-447o459-477i)~COG:E~EggNog:ENOG503PBGV) — protein sequence MAGPKGPDRTDGIQPNAIRDDVDESTEKFASLEDTSGHMLHKQLETRHMTMIALGGALGTGLLIGTGSALATSGPAGVLIDYIIVGWVVFIIMTALGEMVSYMPLTQGFGGYATRFVDPALGFATGYTYCFKYMIGTASQLSAFALVMKYWVGDSVNPAVFISIALVGIIIINSVNVRTFGEVEFWLSLFKVLTMVGIILLLFILAVGGGPSGDRPGFRYWRDPGPFAEFKVKGDAGRFLGIWSALVTAVYAFTGTELVAVTAGESKNPRLSMPKAARLSFYRVFFFYVLSVFFLGMVVPYNSEALAFATHASKSAAASPFVVAIRLAGIKGLDHVINGCIVLFVLSAANSDFYIASRGLYGIAADGKGPTIFAPSGAKVFGYLTSCVTVFGLLVWMSILLCHIAFRRAQSIQGVDPAYVAYRAPFGTVGSYIALGFLSVLIITKGAEIFVGDNFDYKTFILGYIGIPVYLALYLGYKFSMRSSYVRAAEADLVTGVPTITVAEEKAIYEACRKEREEAKPRVYWVRKFYKFLAWLF from the exons ATGGCCGGTCCGAAGGGGCCCGATAGAACTGACGGCATTCAGCCGAATGCTATCCGGGACGATGTGGATGAGTCGACGGAGAAATTCGCCAGTCTTGAAGACACTTCAGGACATATGCTTCACAAACAGCTGGAAACTCGCCACATGACCATGATTGCACTTGGGGGTGCGCTGGGAACAGGATTGCTCATTGGAAC AGGCTCTGCACTTGCTACGTCAGGTCCTGCGGGAGTACTCATAGACTACATCATTGTTGGCTGGGTCGTCTTTATCATCATGACTGCTTTGGGTGAGATGGTCTCCTATATGCCCCTAACGCAAGGATTCGGCGGTTACGCTACCCGCTTCGTGGACCCGGCACTTGGCTTTGCGACAGGCTACACCTATTGCTTCAAGTACATGATTGGTACAGCCAGTCAGCTTTCGGCCTTCGCCTTGGTTATGAAGTACTGGGTAGGCGACAGCGTGAACCCAGCTGTCTTCATTTCTATTGCACTCGTTGGAATTATCATCATCAATAGCGTCAACGTACGGACGTTCGGAGAGGTGGAATTTTGGCTATCGCTCTTCAAAGTACTTACCATGGTAGGCATTATCCTCCTACTCTTTATCCTTGCCGTTGGTGGCGGTCCGTCGGGTGATCGACCAGGCTTTCGATACTGGCGCGATCCCGGCCCTTTCGCCGAGTTCAAGGTTAAGGGAGATGCAGGTCGCTTTTTAGGCATCTGGTCTGCCTTGGTCACCGCGGTTTACGCATTCACCGGCACTGAGCTCGTGGCCGTTACAGCCGGCGAGTCCAAGAACCCTCGTCTGAGCATGCCGAAAGCTGCTCGCTTGAGCTTTTACCGCGTTTTTTTCTTCTATGTCCTGTCGGTTTTCTTCCTCGGCATGGTGGTACCCTACAATTCTGAGGCGCTTGCATTCGCAACTCATGCCAGCAaatctgccgccgcctcgccctttgTTGTAGCCATAAGGCTCGCTGGAATTAAGGGCCTTGACCATGTCATCAACGGCTGCATAGTTCTGTTCGTTCTTTCGGCTGCGAACTCGGACTTCTACATCGCCTCTCGAGGACTATACGGCATAGCTGCTGATGGAAAAGGTCCGACAATCTTTGCTC CAAGCGGTGCCAAGGTGTTTGGCTACCTTACAAGCTGCGTGACTGTTTTTG GTCTCTTGGTGTGGATGTCGATCTTACTATGCCATATCGCGTTCCGCAGGGCTCAGTCTATTCAAGGAGTCGACCCTGCCTATGTCGCTTATCGAGCACCGTTCGGCACAGTGGGCTCATATATTGCGCTGGGTTTCCTCAGTGTCCTTATCATCACTAAAGGAGCCGAGATATTCGTCGGTGATAATTTCGACTACAAGACATTTATCCTCGGTTACATCGGCATTCCGGTTTACTTGGCCCTGTATTTGGGTTACAAATTCTCCATGAGGAGCTCATACGTTAGAGCTGCAGAAGCTGATCTTGTTACCGGCGTCCCCACGATTACTGTAGCAGAGGAGAAAGCAATATACGAGGCTTGTCGGAAAGAGCGGGAGGAGGCCAAACCTCGGGTCTATTGGGTTCGCAAATTCTATAAGTTCCTTGCATGGTTGTTCTGA
- a CDS encoding uncharacterized protein (COG:S~EggNog:ENOG503NZ1I) — protein sequence MDIVVIGGGIIGSSIAWHLAPHANVTVVAEKLGGVATPLSFAWINCYTQDDTYYHFRNRSMDHWMEISKELPNLNIKFNGGLTFNMPPDEREKYYNLQKERGYNVIRVNRTEIHDIEPNLLDEYTPDWAVYAPQEGQMEAELVAIDLISHAKASGATILERTVSGFLKDGHGNVKGVVTPEGHVKADHVVMAAGLGSVDLLAAENITLPVQPREGLLVNSLPAKMGMVRTVYNGDPLHMRQTSYGVIRSSRDFAGGTPGDDPQAHANEVFAWTQNALVDGHELQYGNYTIGRRPQPDDGLPILGATGLNGLSVAVMHSGVTNAAIVGQLMAKLVLTNVTDPLMEPFLLSRF from the coding sequence ATGGATATCGTGGTCATTGGGGGTGGCATTATTGGCTCGTCGATTGCATGGCATCTCGCTCCTCACGCTAACGTCACCGTTGTTGCTGAGAAGCTCGGTGGTGTAGCAACTCCGTTATCCTTTGCCTGGATCAACTGCTATACCCAAGATGATACCTACTACCATTTCCGCAACCGCTCTATGGATCATTGGATGGAAATTAGCAAGGAGTTGCCCAACCTCAACATCAAGTTTAACGGCGGCCTGACGTTCAACATGCCTCCTGATGAGCGCGAGAAGTACTACAACCTACAGAAAGAGCGGGGTTACAACGTCATTCGCGTGAACCGGACTGAGATTCACGACATAGAACCCAACTTATTGGACGAGTACACACCTGACTGGGCCGTGTACGCTCCACAAGAGGGTCAGATGGAGGCGGAACTAGTCGCCATCGACTTGATCTCCCATGCGAAAGCTTCGGGTGCCACGATTCTCGAACGGACTGTGTCCGGCTTCCTCAAAGACGGTCACGGGAACGTCAAGGGTGTTGTTACTCCCGAGGGTCACGTCAAGGCTGACCACGTGGTGATGGCTGCTGGCCTTGGCAGTGTCGACCTTCTTGCTGCAGAGAACATCACACTTCCTGTTCAACCCCGCGAGGGTTTGCTTGTCAACTCACTTCCGGCGAAAATGGGCATGGTTCGAACTGTGTATAACGGCGATCCCCTGCACATGCGTCAAACCAGTTATGGGGTTATCAGGTCCAGCCGCGACTTCGCCGGTGGTACTCCGGGCGATGACCCCCAAGCCCATGCCAATGAGGTATTCGCTTGGACCCAGAATGCATTGGTTGACGGTCATGAGCTGCAGTATGGCAATTACACcatcggccggcggccacaaCCGGACGATGGACTACCCATTCTGGGGGCTACCGGTTTGAATGGCTTGTCTGTCGCCGTTATGCACTCTGGTGTTACAAACGCAGCTATTGTTGGACAGCTGATGGCGAAGCTGGTACTGACGAATGTCACTGACCCTCTCATGGAACCCTTCCTTTTAAGTCGATTCTAG
- a CDS encoding uncharacterized protein (CAZy:GT69~EggNog:ENOG503NZ6P~COG:H): MHNLLSLGRLLRRKVHLLALALLVSIFVGSVYVSHHHFPSFPLHHVGKAPTVEQEPNNASASPSPVSVEAPSGGNALTEDVVAIHLDQILGDRQTPLPTLACPAFSGERYASLKADGPGLRYYFALDLRNSLSILPQLLGSIVEAIKFLGSTSCALSIVEGNSNDGTPDVLSALRPQLEMRGIRYFLQASSIDPSNGDRIPKLAQLRNLALEPLLQRWNQVKPSSETAIIFVNDVVLCPDDILELVLQRGRLNATMTCAMDWTYVGHDPTFYDVWVARTIQGDSFFDIPADGNWNSAWNLLWNADEDIRSRFYSNRPFPVFSCWNGAVVFGATVVLEHGLRFRGAKADSGECTQGEPQLFCKDLWFRGLGKIAVVPTVNLEYSVERGRQIKAAKGFTVANVAAAAGNVDEDDTITWRPPPDMVKCMPTWDNQFWQSWNETLA; encoded by the exons ATGCACAATTTATTATCCCTTGGACGTCTCTTGCGCCGGAAGGTGCATTTGCTGGCCTTGGCTTTGCTCGTTTCCATCTTTGTTGGGAGCGTGTACGTCAGTCACCACCACTTTCCCAGTTTTCCGTTACACCACGTTGGAAAGGCACCCACCGTGGAACAAGAGCCCAACAacgcctctgcctcgccaTCACCAGTCTCTGTGGAAGCCCCATCAGGCG GCAACGCCTTGACGGAGGATGTTGTGGCAATACATCTGGATCAGATACTAGGCGATAGACAGACGCCACTGCCGACCTTGGCATGCCCAGCTTTCAGCGGCGAGCGATACGCGTCACTCAAAGCAGATGGCCCTGGCCTTCGATACTACTTTGCGCTGGACTTGCGAAATTCTCTCTCCATCTTACCACAGTTACTAGGCAGTATCGTCGAAGCCATCAAGTTCCTCGGATCTACGTCATGCGCGCTTtccatcgtcgagggcaacTCCAACGATGGAACACCAGACGTCCTCTCTGCCCTACGACCCCAGCTCGAAATGAGAGGCATCCGGTATTTCCTTCAAGCCTCGTCCATCGACCCTTCCAATGGCGACCGCATCCCTAAACTTGCCCAGCTTCGCAATCTGGCTCTCGAGCCGTTGCTCCAACGCTGGAACCAAGTAAAGCCCTCAAGTGAAACGGCCATCATTTTTGTCAACGACGTGGTGCTCTGTCCCGACGACATCCTAGAGCTCGTGCTCCAACGAGGGCGTCTGAATGCGACTATGACGTGCGCCATGGACTGGACTTATGTTGGCCACGATCCAACCTTCTACGACGTCTGGGTTGCTCGCACTATTCAAGGCGACTCCTTCTTCGACATCCCTGCCGACGGGAATTGGAACTCCGCATGGAACCTTTTGTGGAACGCTGATGAGGATATTCGTTCCAGGTTTTATTCCAATCGTCCCTTTCCCGTCTTTTCATGTTGGAACGGCGCAGTCGTTTTTGGCGCGACCGTGGTGTTAGAACATGGTCTTCGCTTCAGGGGTGCCAAAGCGGACAGCGGCGAGTGTACGCAAGGTGAGCCGCAACTTTTCTGCAAGGACCTGTGGTTCCGTGGCTTGGGGAAGATAGCTGTGGTTCCCACAGTGAACCTGGAGTACTCTGTggagagaggcaggcagatcaaggcggccaagggctTCACAGTGGCGAacgtggcagcagcagcagggaacgtcgacgaggatgacaCAATCAcatggcggccgccaccggATATGGTAAAATGCATGCCGACATGGGACAACCAGTTCTGGCAATCGTGGAACGAGACCTTGGCGTAG
- a CDS encoding uncharacterized protein (COG:S~EggNog:ENOG503PEA4) has product MNTATRAYREAPLTYTNRIEEPCLDHIHGNPATPDEPNGHALTTSARLLACSSLPGQTPSSGPTATLSYSDSPTMLLERLLSLAPDLSTHGEVTPIQAWNEIRYHPDFEGLDVGVVHTLADKLKQAAKCHGFGATIPQPVFTKLMCDTLIRGQPGARATPRDCNQYHPTILPHAFASTIERLRNDLDAQR; this is encoded by the exons ATGAATACAGCCACCCGCGCATATAGAGAAGCACCATTGACGTATACAAACAGGATAGAAGAACCTTGCTTGGACCACATCCACGGCAACCCCGCAACGCCCGACGAGCCCAACGGCCACGCACTCACGACGTCTGCGCGACTGCTTGCATGTTCCAGCCTGCCTGGCCAGACGCCCAGCTCTGGGCCGACGGCCACCCTATCGTATTCTGACAGTCCGACAATGCTGTTGGAGCGACTTTTGAGCCTTGCCCCGGACCTGTCCACCCACGGAGAGGTCACGCCCATCCAGGCCTGGAACGAAATCAGGTATCACCCGGACTTTGAAGGGCTCGACGTGGGAGTCGTACATACACTGGCGGACAAGTTGAAACAGGCAGCCAAGTGTCACGG ATTTGGCGCCACCATCCCACAGCCCGTCTTCACAAAGCTGATGTGCGACACGTTGATACGGGGACAACCCGGTGCTCGGGCGACACCTCGAGATTGCAACCAATACCACCCAACCATATTACCGCATGCTTTTGCTTCTACAATAGAGAGACTGCGCAATGATCTAGACGCCCAGCGGTAG
- a CDS encoding uncharacterized protein (EggNog:ENOG503P5NW~TransMembrane:1 (n2-12c21/22o226-251i)) yields MAVLLMLARAVLKPPPSVATALIGDNKLANATANPNPQQHNGLLQGRAPEPQQSTCGFLNGDASKPRTADPGFNCRVDTQNGLWGFCPTSVVYADDCGFAGSCVDDHGCSTACGLTDTTTLTTFTCSASQYCSTALLTFGVDQTYSYLACGSGPSVEHYLNLPTTPSTTAKSGAGLTRDSTLFTATKTSLTSVSHTSSNTSPRATSTTITTPSSQDHGSSAGPNNIAAIIGGSVAGLVVLCASAIALTYIIRRHRNSDGVRNENIWQAAGSEGFNPTKTDNGPKNREIPSELSADPTQARHVELPG; encoded by the exons ATGGCAGTGCTGCTCATGCTCGCGCGGGCAGTCTTGAAACCACCGCCGAGCGTGGCCACTGCTCTTATCGGAGACAACAAATTGGCGAACGCGACGGCCAACCCGAATCCGCAACAGCACAACGGTTTACTTCAAGGACGAGCGCCAGAGCCTCAGCAGTCTACCTGCGGCTTCTTGAACGGCGACGCGTCCAAGCCCCGAACAGCGGATCCCGGCTTCAACTGTCGGGTCGACACGCAAAACGGCCTTTGGGGGTTCTGTCCAACAAGCGTCGTATACGCCGACGATTGCGGATTCGCCGGGAGTTGTGTCGATGACCATGGCTGTTCAACTGCTTGCGGCCTCACGGACACGACAACATTGACGACATTTACTTG CTCTGCCTCGCAGTACTGTTCAACGGCTTTGTTAACCTTTGGTGTTGATCAAACTTACTCCTACCTGGCTTGCGGCTCAGGGCCATCCGTGGAACACTACCTTAATCTACCAACCACACCAAGCACTACTGCAAAGTCAGGGGCTGGACTGACGCGCGACTCGACATTGTTCACAGCAACAAAGACATCATTAACATCTGTGTCACACACATCCTCGAATACTTCTCCGCGAGCCACGTCAACGACAATTACAACACCTAGCAGCCAGGACCACGGATCGAGCGCTGGACCGAATAATATAGCTGCAATCATTGGAGGGTCGGTGGCTGGCCTAGTGGTCCTGTGTGCTTCTGCTATTGCTCTCACATACATCATCAGACGACACCGCAATAGTGACGGCGTCCGGAACGAAAATATATGGCAAGCCGCTGGTTCCGAGGGTTTCAACCCGACAAAAACTGATAATGGACCAAAGAACCGCGAAATTCCCTCAGAACTATCTGCTGACCCTACACAAGCACGGCACGTAGAGCTGCCTGGATAG